The DNA sequence ATCTGCACCGCCCAGGTGCTGCTGGCGGTGACCGCGAGCATGTACGCCGTCTACCACGGACCCGCCGGGCTGCGGGCCATCGCGGCAGCGTTGCACGACGCCGCCGCGAGCTTGGCGGGCGACCTGGCGGCCGCGGGTGCCGAGATTGTCCACCAGAGTTTCTTCGACACCGTGCTGGTGAGGGTTCCCGGACGGGCGGAGGACATCGTCGGTGCGGCACACGAACTCGGCGTACACCTGCGCTTCGTCAACGCCGACCACGTCGGCATCTCCGTCGGTGAGGACGCCACCACCGACACCCTCGAGGCGGTACGCCGAGCCTTCCGCGCCGACGGCCAGGCGGGGGACTCGCTCGGTGACCTCGCCGGCAGCGAGCGCCACAGCTCTTACCTCACCCATCCGGTCTTCAACACCCATCACAGCGAAACCGCGATGCTGAGGTATCTGCGAGCTCTGTCCGATCGGGACTTCGCCCTGGACCGGGGGATGATCCCGCTCGGGTCGTGCACGATGAAGCTCAACGCGACCACCGAGATGGAGCCCATCTCCTACCACGGCTTCGCCAACCTGCACCCGTTCGCGCCGGTCGAGGACGCTCGGGGCTACGCCACCTTGATCGACTCGCTCGAGGAGTGGCTGGCCGAGGTGACCGGCTATGCCCGGGTATCGATCCAGCCGAACGCCGGCAGCCAGGGCGAACTCGCCGGCCTGCTGGCGATCCGGGCGTACCACCGGGCCCGCGGCGAGGAACAGCGCACCGTCTGCCTGATCCCGTCCTCGGCGCACGGCACCAACGCCGCCTCGGCGGCGATGGCGGGGATGAGGGTGGTGGTGGTCAAGGCGACCTCCGACGGCAGCGTGGACCTCGACGATCTGCGGACCAAGATCGAGACCCACCGGGAGCGGCTGGCCGCGATCATGGTGACGTACCCCTCGACGCACGGCGTGTTCGAGGAAAGCATCACCGAACTCTGTGCGCTGGTGCACGAGGCCGGGGGACAGGTGTACGTCGACGGGGCGAACCTGAACGCGCTGCTCGGCTTCGCCCAGCCCGGCAAGTTCGGCGCGGACGTGAGCCATCTCAACCTGCACAAGACGTTCTGCATCCCCCACGGCGGCGGCGGTCCGGGGGTGGGCCCGGTCGGCGTGGGCGAACACCTGGTGCCCTATCTCCCGAATCATCCGCTGCTGGCCGAGGCCGGCCCTCAGACCGGTGTCGGCCCGATCTCTGCAGCGCCATACGGATCGGCCGGCATCCTGCCGATCAGCTATGCCTATATCGCGATGATGAGTACGGACGGACTGGCGCAGGCGACCCAGCACGCGCTGCTGGCCGCCAACTACATCGCCCGGCGGCTTTCCGACTCTTATCCGGTGCTCTACTCGGGCCGCAACGGCTTCGTCGCCCACGAGTGCATCCTGGACCTGCGGCCGCTGACCAAGACGAGCGGAGTCAGTGTGGACGACGTGGCCAAACGGCTGATCGACTACGGTTTCCATGCCCCGACCATGAGCTTCCCGGTGGCAGGGACGCTGATGGTGGAGCCGACAGAGTCGGAGAACCTCGAGGAGCTGGACCGCTTCTGCGACGCCATGATCGACATCAGAGCCGAGATCGCCAAGGTCGAGGCGGGGGAGTGGCCGCGCGATGACAACCCCCTGGTCAACGCCCCGCACACCCAGGCGCGGGTCACCGCCGACGAGTGGACCCACCCCTACGGACGCCGGCTGGCCGCCTTCCCGACCGGATTGCACACCGGCCCGATCGAGGCCCGCGGCGCCGACAAGTACTGGCCGCCGGTGGCGCGGATTGACAGCGTCTTCGGTGACCGGCATCTGGTCTGCTCCTGCCCACCACCCGAGGCCTTCGAAAGCTGATGGTCGATCACGCACCCCGAGCCTGGGCGTTCTCGCGCCCTGAGGCTGGGCGTCCTCGCCCTGATCTCCTGGCTACCCTCCGGCCTGCTCCAGTTGGGCAGTCCGTCCAGCTGGCGGGTGATCTCTTCCTCGGTCAGCTTCCGGGTCATGCGTCTCAGCCAAGTACCGCGAACACCGGGTGTCAAGGATCCCGCCCTAAGGTGACCGGGTGACTGCTCTGCTGCTCAACGCCGCTCTCAGTGAGTACGCCGGGCGGGTGGGCGTGATCGTCCCTTTCCTGCTGTTCATCACGGTGGTGGCGGAGCTCGCGGACCGGATCGGTGTGTTCGATGTGATCGCGCACCGAGCAGCCCGGCTGGCGCGCGGATCCGTACTCGCTCTCTGGCTGCTGGTGGTGCTGATCGCCACCTTGGCCACCATCGTCCTGTCGCTCGACACGACGGCGGTGCTGCTGACTCCTGTGGTGCTGGCCGTCGCCGCGCAGCTGGGTCTCGACCGGGCCGTCTTCGCCTACACCGCGGTCTGGCTCGCCAACACCGCATCGCTGTTGCTGCCGGTGTCGAACCTGACCAACCTGCTGGCCTGGCAACGCCTTCAGCTGCACTCTGCCGCCTTCGCCGGGCTGATGTGGCCAGCCGCACTGGCGGTGCTGCTCGTGACCATCGGGACGCTGGCGCTGCTCTTCCGTGGCCCGCTGCAGGGACGCTACCTGCTCGGGGACCAGCCGCAACCGGATGACCGGATCCTGCTGGTGTCCGCCATCGTCATCTGCGCCCTGCTCGGTCCCGCCTTCGTACTGACCGGCCACGTGGTGCTTTCCGCCGGTCTGGGCGCTCTCGCGATGGTCGCGTTGTGCCTGATCCGGCAGCGGGCCCTGCTGGGCTGGTATCTGGTGCCCTGGAAGCTGATGCTCGGTGTCGCCGTTCTGTTCGCCATCGTGCAGGTGGCTCATCAGTACGGTCTCGGCGCCCTGCTGAGCGCGGCATCGGGGTCAGGTGAAGGCCCGATCGCTCTGCTGCGCCTGGTCGCGGTGTCTGCTCTGGGGGCGAACCTCGTCAACAACCTTCCTGCCTATCTCGCCCTCGAGCCGGTCATCGACGGGTCGCTGCAGCGG is a window from the Microlunatus panaciterrae genome containing:
- a CDS encoding SLC13 family permease encodes the protein MTALLLNAALSEYAGRVGVIVPFLLFITVVAELADRIGVFDVIAHRAARLARGSVLALWLLVVLIATLATIVLSLDTTAVLLTPVVLAVAAQLGLDRAVFAYTAVWLANTASLLLPVSNLTNLLAWQRLQLHSAAFAGLMWPAALAVLLVTIGTLALLFRGPLQGRYLLGDQPQPDDRILLVSAIVICALLGPAFVLTGHVVLSAGLGALAMVALCLIRQRALLGWYLVPWKLMLGVAVLFAIVQVAHQYGLGALLSAASGSGEGPIALLRLVAVSALGANLVNNLPAYLALEPVIDGSLQRASVLLVGVGVGPLLTPWASLATLLWAGRCRAAGVSVDWRRFALRGAVLVPVALVAGTAAQILVHH
- the gcvP gene encoding aminomethyl-transferring glycine dehydrogenase, translated to MTGTDLTHAPFASRHIGPQPDERDKMLAALGLQNLQQLVDESMPQSIRMTQPLDLPAPMTEFETLARLRELAAQNRALTPMIGLGYHGTVTPSVIRRNVLEDPAWYTAYTPYQPEISQGRLEALLNFQTVVADLTALPTAGASLLDEGTAVAEAMTLARRSVKTGSVLLLDADTLPQTIGVVRTRAAALGLDVVLAEGPLTEALDEVDAFAVLVQTPGASGALLGTEELRAIADKAHGRGAMVIAACDLLALTLVTPPGEWGADVAVGSSQRFGVPLFYGGPHAGFISVRAGLERSLPGRLVGVSRDADGATAFRLALQTREQHIRREKATSNICTAQVLLAVTASMYAVYHGPAGLRAIAAALHDAAASLAGDLAAAGAEIVHQSFFDTVLVRVPGRAEDIVGAAHELGVHLRFVNADHVGISVGEDATTDTLEAVRRAFRADGQAGDSLGDLAGSERHSSYLTHPVFNTHHSETAMLRYLRALSDRDFALDRGMIPLGSCTMKLNATTEMEPISYHGFANLHPFAPVEDARGYATLIDSLEEWLAEVTGYARVSIQPNAGSQGELAGLLAIRAYHRARGEEQRTVCLIPSSAHGTNAASAAMAGMRVVVVKATSDGSVDLDDLRTKIETHRERLAAIMVTYPSTHGVFEESITELCALVHEAGGQVYVDGANLNALLGFAQPGKFGADVSHLNLHKTFCIPHGGGGPGVGPVGVGEHLVPYLPNHPLLAEAGPQTGVGPISAAPYGSAGILPISYAYIAMMSTDGLAQATQHALLAANYIARRLSDSYPVLYSGRNGFVAHECILDLRPLTKTSGVSVDDVAKRLIDYGFHAPTMSFPVAGTLMVEPTESENLEELDRFCDAMIDIRAEIAKVEAGEWPRDDNPLVNAPHTQARVTADEWTHPYGRRLAAFPTGLHTGPIEARGADKYWPPVARIDSVFGDRHLVCSCPPPEAFES